A window of Streptomyces sp. SAI-127 contains these coding sequences:
- a CDS encoding WD40 repeat domain-containing protein yields MNVDDIVRDALREQAAEQPPAAVGFADRVLAVRRRRRNHRIAAAAVVTVAVVAVGVGVPLLDSGKHDVRPSGGGGVVVEKKTKAHPDQSPPREEISVGGTTLAGYFIPETVKKTAETAVYQRTYHLLNPRTGKYAKTVDWSWVAVAPGGKTAAVLEQDLPASRIGLLDLTTGKVERWLPVERGVGGLAFSRDGRKLVATTYTKNPDLRVKSNGGDGWGQDWTSSRTGFYVLDVASGKGAWSEVKLADDDGELAGTFINSRQDFAITDDGLHVWSGNPMGDIGKEFWDLKGNKVPAPANDKYLEWFVDAGKSPDGSLVAGDFAGEKWKTSSWIVDAATGAKTEVRGQQLLAWVGNKQLIAWDIGRNDKSEFHQRLVLITIGSDKEVPLSGFREGNDGDAGRWEPVFAQP; encoded by the coding sequence GTGAACGTCGACGACATCGTGCGCGACGCCCTGCGCGAGCAGGCCGCCGAACAGCCCCCGGCGGCAGTGGGGTTCGCCGACCGGGTGCTCGCCGTCCGGCGCCGCCGCCGTAACCACAGGATCGCGGCCGCCGCGGTCGTCACGGTGGCCGTGGTCGCCGTCGGGGTCGGGGTGCCGCTGCTGGACTCCGGCAAGCACGACGTACGGCCCTCGGGTGGCGGTGGCGTCGTGGTGGAGAAGAAGACGAAGGCCCACCCCGACCAGTCGCCACCGCGCGAGGAGATCTCCGTCGGGGGCACGACCCTGGCCGGCTACTTCATCCCGGAGACGGTCAAGAAGACCGCGGAGACCGCCGTCTACCAGCGCACCTACCACCTGCTGAACCCGAGGACCGGCAAGTACGCCAAGACCGTGGACTGGTCCTGGGTCGCCGTCGCGCCCGGCGGGAAGACCGCCGCCGTCCTCGAACAGGACCTGCCCGCCTCGCGGATCGGCCTGCTCGATCTGACCACCGGCAAGGTCGAGCGGTGGCTCCCGGTCGAACGCGGGGTCGGCGGGCTCGCCTTCTCCCGCGACGGCCGCAAGCTGGTCGCGACGACGTACACCAAGAATCCCGATCTGCGGGTCAAGTCGAACGGCGGCGACGGCTGGGGCCAGGACTGGACGTCGAGCCGCACCGGCTTCTACGTCCTCGACGTGGCCTCCGGGAAGGGCGCCTGGAGCGAGGTGAAGCTCGCCGACGACGACGGCGAGCTCGCGGGCACCTTCATCAACTCCCGCCAGGACTTCGCCATCACCGACGACGGCCTGCACGTCTGGTCCGGGAACCCCATGGGGGACATCGGCAAGGAGTTCTGGGATCTCAAGGGCAACAAGGTCCCCGCGCCGGCGAACGACAAGTACCTGGAGTGGTTCGTGGACGCGGGGAAGTCGCCGGACGGCAGCCTCGTCGCCGGTGACTTCGCGGGCGAGAAGTGGAAGACCTCCTCCTGGATCGTCGATGCCGCGACCGGCGCGAAGACCGAGGTGCGCGGGCAGCAGCTGCTCGCCTGGGTGGGCAACAAGCAGCTCATCGCCTGGGACATCGGCAGGAACGACAAGAGCGAGTTCCATCAGCGGCTCGTGCTGATCACCATCGGCAGCGACAAGGAGGTTCCGCTCAGCGGCTTCCGGGAGGGGAACGACGGGGACGCCGGACGCTGGGAGCCGGTCTTCGCCCAGCCCTGA
- a CDS encoding TetR family transcriptional regulator, whose translation MARRHDPERRQRIIDAAIRVVGEKGLAGLSHRSAAAEADVPLGSTTYHFKSLDELMVAALRQAGEGFAKVVAAHGALDDPGGDLATDLARVLGDWLGGDRTGVELEYELYLAALRRPALRPVAAEWADDFAERLTRRTDPVTARALVALADGICLQVLLTGAPYDEGYAREVLGRVIPAGRG comes from the coding sequence ATGGCCCGGCGGCACGACCCCGAGCGCCGGCAGCGGATCATCGACGCGGCCATCCGGGTCGTGGGGGAGAAGGGGCTCGCGGGGCTCAGTCACCGCAGCGCCGCCGCCGAGGCCGATGTGCCGCTCGGTTCGACGACGTACCACTTCAAGAGCCTCGACGAGCTGATGGTCGCCGCGCTGCGCCAGGCCGGCGAGGGCTTCGCCAAGGTGGTCGCCGCGCACGGCGCCCTGGACGACCCCGGCGGTGACCTGGCCACCGACCTCGCCCGGGTGCTCGGCGACTGGCTCGGCGGCGACCGCACCGGCGTCGAGCTGGAGTACGAGCTCTACCTCGCCGCCCTGCGCCGCCCCGCCCTGCGCCCCGTCGCCGCCGAATGGGCCGACGACTTCGCCGAACGCCTCACCCGCCGCACGGACCCGGTCACGGCACGGGCCCTGGTCGCCCTGGCCGACGGGATCTGCCTACAGGTCCTGCTGACCGGGGCGCCGTACGACGAGGGGTACGCACGCGAGGTGCTGGGACGGGTGATCCCCGCCGGCCGCGGGTGA
- the dapA gene encoding 4-hydroxy-tetrahydrodipicolinate synthase, with the protein MTTTAPPFGRALCAMITPFDEAGALDLDGAQALADHLVREGCDGLVLSGTTGESPTTTDAEKAALVTAVREAVGERASVVAGVGTFDTRHTVELTLAAEKAGAEGVLVVSPYYSRPPQDALEAHFREIADASGLPVMLYDIPGRTGTRIEPETMIRLAEHPRIVAVKDCSYDLLGAQKVLNRTELAYYAGCDEHILALYAVGAAGYVSTVANVVPARLRAILDTFEAGDTPVSARLQQRATPLIEAMMSAGLPGTVTAKALLHALGLPAGPVRAPLRPAGRETADGLLAEYERLVAA; encoded by the coding sequence ATGACGACCACCGCCCCGCCCTTCGGCCGCGCCCTCTGCGCCATGATCACGCCCTTCGACGAGGCCGGCGCCCTCGATCTCGACGGCGCGCAGGCGCTCGCCGACCACCTGGTGAGGGAGGGCTGTGACGGTCTCGTCCTCTCCGGCACCACGGGCGAGTCGCCGACCACGACGGACGCGGAGAAGGCCGCGCTCGTCACGGCGGTACGGGAGGCGGTGGGCGAGCGGGCGTCGGTCGTGGCGGGCGTGGGCACCTTCGACACCCGGCACACCGTGGAGCTGACCCTCGCGGCCGAAAAGGCGGGCGCGGAAGGGGTGTTGGTGGTCAGCCCCTACTACAGCAGGCCGCCGCAGGACGCGCTGGAGGCGCACTTCCGGGAGATCGCGGACGCCTCCGGACTGCCCGTCATGCTCTACGACATCCCGGGCCGCACCGGCACCCGCATCGAACCGGAGACGATGATCCGGCTCGCCGAGCACCCCCGGATCGTCGCGGTCAAGGACTGTTCCTACGACCTCCTCGGCGCCCAGAAGGTCCTGAACCGCACGGAGTTGGCGTACTACGCGGGCTGCGACGAGCACATCCTCGCCCTGTACGCGGTGGGCGCGGCGGGCTACGTCAGCACGGTGGCCAACGTGGTCCCGGCCCGACTCCGCGCGATCCTGGACACGTTCGAGGCGGGCGACACCCCCGTGTCCGCCCGCCTCCAACAACGGGCCACGCCGCTGATCGAGGCGATGATGTCGGCGGGCCTGCCCGGCACGGTCACTGCCAAGGCCCTCCTCCACGCACTCGGTCTGCCCGCGGGCCCGGTCCGCGCCCCGCTGCGGCCCGCCGGCCGAGAGACGGCCGACGGGCTGCTGGCGGAGTACGAACGGCTCGTGGCCGCCTGA
- a CDS encoding multidrug efflux SMR transporter, protein MGYLLLAGAIAAEVGATTAMKYTEGFSRLGPSLLTVLGYVLSFALLAQTLKSVSVGTAYAIWAGVGTAAIAGIGMLFLGEGMTATKAAGIALIIVGVVVLNLGGAH, encoded by the coding sequence ATGGGATACCTGCTGCTCGCCGGAGCCATCGCCGCCGAGGTCGGAGCGACCACGGCCATGAAGTACACCGAGGGCTTCAGCCGGCTCGGGCCCTCGCTGCTGACCGTGCTGGGGTACGTCCTCTCCTTCGCGCTGCTGGCCCAGACGCTCAAGTCGGTGTCGGTCGGCACCGCCTACGCGATCTGGGCCGGGGTGGGCACCGCGGCCATCGCCGGCATCGGGATGCTCTTCCTCGGGGAGGGGATGACGGCCACCAAGGCCGCCGGGATCGCGCTGATCATCGTGGGGGTCGTGGTGCTGAACCTGGGCGGGGCGCACTGA
- the dapD gene encoding 2,3,4,5-tetrahydropyridine-2,6-dicarboxylate N-succinyltransferase: MTDTTAPRTTGAIAAGLATVAADGTVLDTWFPAPELSNEPGPAGTERLSAEKAVELLGEGAAKAIGPDARRGVEVIAVRTVIASLDEKPLDTHDAYLRLHLLSHRLVQPHGQSLDGIFGLLPNVAWTSLGPVAVDEIETVRLNARAEGLYLTVTSVDKFPRMTDYVAPKGVRIADADRVRLGAHLAAGTTVMHEGFVNFNAGTLGTSMVEGRISAGVVVGDGSDIGGGASTMGTLSGGGNVRITIGERCLIGAEAGVGIALGDECVVEAGLYVTAGTRVTMPDGQIVKARELSGASNILFRRNSVTGTVEARPNNAVWGGLNDILHSHN; encoded by the coding sequence ATGACCGACACGACTGCTCCGCGCACCACCGGCGCCATCGCCGCAGGCCTCGCCACCGTCGCCGCCGACGGCACTGTTCTCGACACCTGGTTCCCCGCCCCCGAACTCTCGAACGAGCCCGGCCCCGCCGGTACCGAGCGGCTGTCGGCCGAGAAGGCCGTCGAACTGCTCGGCGAAGGTGCCGCCAAGGCGATCGGCCCGGACGCCCGCCGTGGCGTCGAGGTGATCGCGGTCCGCACGGTCATCGCCTCCCTCGACGAGAAGCCGCTCGACACGCACGACGCCTACCTGCGTCTGCACCTGCTCTCGCACCGTCTGGTCCAGCCGCACGGCCAGAGCCTGGACGGCATCTTCGGCCTCCTCCCCAACGTCGCCTGGACCTCGCTCGGCCCGGTCGCCGTGGACGAGATCGAGACGGTGCGGCTCAACGCCCGCGCCGAGGGCCTGTACCTCACCGTCACCTCGGTCGACAAGTTCCCGCGCATGACGGACTACGTGGCCCCCAAGGGCGTCCGGATCGCCGACGCCGACCGGGTCCGCCTCGGCGCGCACCTCGCCGCCGGCACCACCGTCATGCACGAGGGCTTCGTCAACTTCAACGCCGGCACGCTCGGCACGTCGATGGTCGAGGGCCGTATCTCCGCCGGCGTCGTGGTCGGCGACGGCTCCGACATCGGTGGCGGCGCGTCGACGATGGGCACGCTCTCCGGTGGCGGCAACGTCCGCATCACCATCGGCGAGCGCTGCCTGATCGGCGCCGAGGCGGGCGTCGGCATCGCGCTCGGCGACGAGTGCGTCGTCGAGGCCGGTCTCTACGTCACCGCGGGCACCCGGGTCACCATGCCCGACGGCCAGATCGTCAAGGCCCGTGAGCTGAGCGGCGCCTCGAACATCCTCTTCCGCCGCAACTCGGTCACCGGCACGGTCGAGGCCCGCCCGAACAACGCGGTCTGGGGCGGCCTCAACGACATCCTGCACAGCCACAACTGA
- a CDS encoding SigE family RNA polymerase sigma factor, translating into MNAEGLESFRDFVDSRSSALLKTAVLLCGGDQHAGEDLLQNALVKTAGRWQKIDEPEAYVRQVLYRQQVSRWRLKWPRREVSVAEPPEPPGSGEPGADTAAAAELRLVMRQALSRLTARQRTVLVLRYFEDLPEADVARLLGCSVGTVRSTTHRSLDRLRQLAPELAALGPAQAERLESRDYSPVEVRQ; encoded by the coding sequence ATGAATGCCGAAGGGCTGGAGAGTTTCCGGGACTTCGTGGACAGCAGGTCGTCCGCCCTGCTGAAGACCGCTGTGCTGCTGTGCGGGGGAGACCAGCACGCCGGTGAGGACCTGTTGCAGAACGCCCTGGTCAAGACGGCCGGGCGGTGGCAGAAGATCGACGAGCCCGAGGCCTATGTGCGGCAGGTCCTCTACCGCCAGCAGGTCAGCCGCTGGCGGCTGAAGTGGCCCCGCCGCGAGGTCAGTGTCGCCGAGCCGCCCGAACCTCCGGGCAGCGGCGAGCCCGGCGCCGACACCGCCGCCGCGGCCGAACTGCGCCTGGTGATGCGCCAGGCCCTCTCCCGGCTCACCGCACGCCAGCGCACCGTCCTGGTGCTGCGCTACTTCGAGGACCTGCCGGAGGCCGACGTGGCGCGGCTGCTCGGCTGCTCCGTCGGCACCGTACGGTCCACCACCCACCGTTCGCTGGACCGGCTGCGGCAGCTCGCGCCCGAACTGGCCGCCCTCGGGCCCGCCCAGGCCGAGCGGCTCGAGTCCCGTGACTACTCGCCCGTGGAGGTGCGTCAGTGA